In Hypomesus transpacificus isolate Combined female chromosome 4, fHypTra1, whole genome shotgun sequence, the following are encoded in one genomic region:
- the LOC124467224 gene encoding 1-acylglycerol-3-phosphate O-acyltransferase ABHD5 isoform X2 — protein MRRMAEEVQPTEPSSWWISSWLPSWCPTSISKLKDAEAKMLTCVRNPFSRQHVRISDGNYLWTLAFTSQQRSLDGAQPKHRAQPRLKPPLVLLHGFGGGLALWVHNLDALSDFGAVYAVDLLGFGRSSRPQFGIDPQQVEERFVASLEEWREKVALEQIVLLGHNLGGYLSAAYTLAYPHRVKHLILVEPWGFPARPEKTDHESRIPVWIRAMGAVWSPFNPLAGLRLAGPLGPTLVQTIRSDFKQKYLSMFDDNTVSDYIYHLNVQTPSIDSNSGYTIQKTRPDVDINVIRGAGHYVFADQPGDFNQTILKILADMD, from the exons ATGCGGAGGATGGCGGAGGAAGTGCAACCCACGGAGCCGAG tTCATGGTGGATTTCTAGTTGGCTTCCTTCTTGGTGTCCCACGTCCATCTCAAAGCTCAAGGATGCAGAGGCAAAAATGCTCACGT GTGTCAGAAACCCATTTTCCAGGCAGCATGTGCGTATATCAGATGGCAACTATCTTTGGACCTTAGCCTTTACCTCTCAACAGCGATCTCTAGACGGGGCCCAGCCCAAACACCGAGCCCAGCCTCGGCTCAAGCCTCCCCTGGTCCTACTCCATGGTTTTGGGGGTGGCTTGGCGCTATGGGTCCATAACCTGGACGCTCTCTCAGACTTCGGAGCTGTCTATGCCGTGGACCTTCTGGGCTTCGGCCGGAGTAGCCGGCCCCAGTTTGGCATTGACCcccagcaggtggaggagcGGTTTGTGGCCTccctggaggagtggagggagaaggTGGCTCTGGAGCAGATTGTGTTGCTGGGACACAACCTGGGGGGATATCTATCTGCAGCCTACACACTAGCATACCCACACAG ggtGAAGCACCTAATCTTGGTGGAGCCGTGGGGATTCCCCGCCCGTCCAGAGAAGACCGATCACGAGAGCAGAATCCCGGTGTGGATCAGAGCCATGGGGGCCGTGTGGAGCCCTTTCAACCCCCTGGCTGGCCTCCGACTGGCTGGACCTCTGG GGCCAACGCTTGTCCAGACGATCAGATCGGATTTTAAACAGAAGTATTTGTCCATGTTTGATGACAACACTGTGTCTGACTACATCTATCATCTGAATGTACAGACTCCTAg CATCGACAGTAACTCCGGATACACCATCCAGAAAACCAGGCCGGATGTGGATATCAAT GTGATTAGGGGAGCAGGTCACTATGTCTTCGCCGATCAGCCAGGTGACTTTAACCAGACCATCCTCAAGATTCTAGCAGACATGGATTAG
- the LOC124467224 gene encoding 1-acylglycerol-3-phosphate O-acyltransferase ABHD5 isoform X1 gives MRRMAEEVQPTEPSSWWISSWLPSWCPTSISKLKDAEAKMLTCVRNPFSRQHVRISDGNYLWTLAFTSQQRSLDGAQPKHRAQPRLKPPLVLLHGFGGGLALWVHNLDALSDFGAVYAVDLLGFGRSSRPQFGIDPQQVEERFVASLEEWREKVALEQIVLLGHNLGGYLSAAYTLAYPHRVKHLILVEPWGFPARPEKTDHESRIPVWIRAMGAVWSPFNPLAGLRLAGPLGPTLVQTIRSDFKQKYLSMFDDNTVSDYIYHLNVQTPSGETAFRNMTIPYGWAKRPMLERIGHIRADIPMSFIYGSRSSIDSNSGYTIQKTRPDVDINVIRGAGHYVFADQPGDFNQTILKILADMD, from the exons ATGCGGAGGATGGCGGAGGAAGTGCAACCCACGGAGCCGAG tTCATGGTGGATTTCTAGTTGGCTTCCTTCTTGGTGTCCCACGTCCATCTCAAAGCTCAAGGATGCAGAGGCAAAAATGCTCACGT GTGTCAGAAACCCATTTTCCAGGCAGCATGTGCGTATATCAGATGGCAACTATCTTTGGACCTTAGCCTTTACCTCTCAACAGCGATCTCTAGACGGGGCCCAGCCCAAACACCGAGCCCAGCCTCGGCTCAAGCCTCCCCTGGTCCTACTCCATGGTTTTGGGGGTGGCTTGGCGCTATGGGTCCATAACCTGGACGCTCTCTCAGACTTCGGAGCTGTCTATGCCGTGGACCTTCTGGGCTTCGGCCGGAGTAGCCGGCCCCAGTTTGGCATTGACCcccagcaggtggaggagcGGTTTGTGGCCTccctggaggagtggagggagaaggTGGCTCTGGAGCAGATTGTGTTGCTGGGACACAACCTGGGGGGATATCTATCTGCAGCCTACACACTAGCATACCCACACAG ggtGAAGCACCTAATCTTGGTGGAGCCGTGGGGATTCCCCGCCCGTCCAGAGAAGACCGATCACGAGAGCAGAATCCCGGTGTGGATCAGAGCCATGGGGGCCGTGTGGAGCCCTTTCAACCCCCTGGCTGGCCTCCGACTGGCTGGACCTCTGG GGCCAACGCTTGTCCAGACGATCAGATCGGATTTTAAACAGAAGTATTTGTCCATGTTTGATGACAACACTGTGTCTGACTACATCTATCATCTGAATGTACAGACTCCTAg TGGAGAGACTGCATTTAGAAATATGACCATTCCTTATGGTTGGGCCAAGAGACCCATGCTGGAGAGAATTGGACATATCAGAGCTGACATTCCCATGTCCTTCATCTACGGATCCCGCTCCAGCATCGACAGTAACTCCGGATACACCATCCAGAAAACCAGGCCGGATGTGGATATCAAT GTGATTAGGGGAGCAGGTCACTATGTCTTCGCCGATCAGCCAGGTGACTTTAACCAGACCATCCTCAAGATTCTAGCAGACATGGATTAG
- the LOC124467037 gene encoding SNF-related serine/threonine-protein kinase-like: MAGFKRGHDGKIAGLYDLDKTLGRGHFAVVKLARHVFTGEKVAVKVIDKTKLDPVARAHLFQEVRCMKLVQHPNVVRLYEVIDTATKLYLILELGDGGDMYDCIMKHEGGLSEEVAKCYFAQIVHAISYCHRLHVVHRDLKPENVVFFEKQGLVKLTDFGFSNKFQPGKTLNTSCGSLAYSAPEILLGDEYDAPAVDIWSLGVILFMLVCGQPPFQEANDSETLTMIMDCKYTVPQHISHACRDLIGHMLQRDPKKRASLGLIEAHDWLQGIDPSPATKLTTPLVSYRSLSEEEQGSIIQRMVLGGIADRDTITEALESDKYNHITATYFLLAERTLRERQEREQHNQIRSASPSKAQFRQSWPTRVDVHQDIGDSLGGPSISHPGGPQSPARSAESLHNGPRPKTALLDLNQRRQNDSNAPPSAGPSLQPGIQNQGRGLRPQGKPHTNHLRLGSLAPSAPSKPRSPSLFSVEEDEEEDGKQEEDSSSPSAIPAQVVLRCKAPSLSSSTNNRLASRKSAPILNQIHEEEREEEEERKECGSKRAPAPPTKPTLLLCTNVNNRMSSLLESPPAATVAMTSPGSETSDDDDDSESHWKRPLEKGMVRVANGNRHGRSLSEGGEGGGGAGGRRDAGHVSPSSCASGGDGEGKGLEKGGDGGGDKGLDRVVTGQGSPPSCASPGGGAGQSMGSAKPSSGLVESLKLMSLCLSSQFHSLTSGGGGGGGGGGGGVGEPQDRPMWRMCMGGSTGSLDKVSLLGGPSPRGNLHHQTPLDPLADPLLEGPCSGTLRLGELDLARENHHNLKNRVMQMPLTDKTLSVNIHRSPKEGLLCTPTPHSCCQVI, translated from the exons ATGGCGGGGTTCAAACGAGGTCACGATGGCAAGATTGCCGGCCTGTATGACCTGGACAAGACGCTGGGGCGTGGACACTTTGCCGTGGTCAAGCTGGCACGCCATGTCTTCACGGGGGAAAAG GTGGCTGTGAAGGTGATTGATAAGACCAAGCTGGACCCCGTTGCCAGGGCACACCTGTTCCAGGAAGTGCGCTGTATGAAGCTGGTACAGCACCCCAACGTGGTGCGCCTGTACGAGGTCATCGACACGGCAACCAAACTCTACCTCATCCTGGAGCTCGGTGATGGCGGAGACATGTACGACTGCATCATGAAGCACGAGGGAGGCCTGAgcgaagag GTGGCCAAGTGTTACTTTGCCCAGATCGTTCACGCCATCTCCTATTGCCATCGACTGCATGTGGTGCACCGGGACCTGAAGCCGGAGAATGTGGTGTTCTTTGAAAAGCAGGGCCTGGTCAAACTCACTGACTTTGGCTTCAGTAACAAGTTCCAGCCCGGGAAGACCCTCAACACCTCCTGTGGCTCCCTGGCATATTCTGCTCCTGAGATACTGCTAGGCGACGAATACGATGCTCCCGCTGTAG atatctGGAGTCTGGGTGTGATTCTCTTCATGCTGGTGTGCGGCCAGCCCCCCTTCCAGGAGGCCAACGACAGCGAGACCCTCACTATGATCATGGACTGCAAATACACAGTGCCGCAACACATCTCCCACGCTTGCAGAGA cttGATAGGTCATATGCTCCAGAGGGACCCCAAGAAGCGCGCTTCTCTGGGGCTGATTGAGGCGCACGATTGGCTTCAAGGCATTGACCCCTCCCCTGCCACCAAGCTGACCACACCCCTCGTGTCCTACCGCAGCCTatcagaggaggagcagggtagcATCATCCAACGCATGGTTCTAGGCGGCATTGCGGACCGCGACACCATCACAGA GGCCCTTGAGTCTGACAAGTACAACCACATCACAGCAACTTACTTCCTGCTGGCAGAGAGGACtctgagggagaggcaggagagagagcagcacaacCAGATACGCTCAGCCAGCCCCAGCAAAGCCCagttcag GCAGTCGTGGCCCACCAGGGTGGACGTGCATCAAGACATTGGGGACAGTCTTGGAgggccctccatctcccaccccGGAGGCCCCCAGTCCCCTGCCCGCAGTGCTGAGAGCCTCCACAACGGCCCTCGTCCAAAAACGGCTCTACTGGACCTGAACCAGCGACGACAGAACGACTCGAACGCACCTCCCTCAGCAGGGCCCTCTCTGCAGCCTGGCATACAGAACCAGGGAAGGGGGCTCAGGCCCCAGGGCAAGCCCCACACCAACCACCTCCGGCTGGGCTCTTtggccccctctgccccctccaagCCGCGGAGCCCCAGCCTGTTCAgcgtggaggaggacgaggaggaggacgggaagcaggaggaggactcctcctccccctcggccATCCCTGCTCAGGTGGTACTTCGATGCAAAGCCCCCTCCTTATCCTCCTCTACCAACAACCGTCTGGCGTCCCGGAAGAGTGCACCCATCCTCAATCAGATacacgaggaggagagggaggaggaggaggagagaaaggagtgcGGTTCGAAGCGGGCGCCTGCCCCTCCAACCAAACCCACCCTGCTCCTCTGTACCAACGTGAACAACCGGATGTCGTCTTTGCTGGAGTCGCCCCCGGCAGCCACCGTTGCCATGACATCCCCTGGCTCGGAGACGagcgacgacgacgacgactcaGAAAGCCACTGGAAGAGACCGCTGGAGAAGGGCATGGTACGCGTCGCCAACGGCAACAGACATGGCAGGAGTCTCtcggaagggggggaggggggaggaggagcaggagggaggagggatgcagggcaCGTTAGTCCCTCCAGCTGTGCCAGTGGGGGAGACggggaagggaaggggcttgagaaagggggagacgggggaggagaCAAAGGGTTAGACAGGGTGGTAACGGGACAGGGCAGCCCCCCCAGCTGTGCTAGTCCAGGGGGAGGCGCGGGTCAAAGTATGGGCTCGGCCAAGCCCAGCAGTGGATTGGTAGAAAGCCTGAAGCTCATGAGCCTATGTCTGAGCTCCCAGTTCCACAGCCTGacgagtggaggaggagggggtggaggagggggtggcggCGGCGTAGGGGAGCCCCAGGATCGGCCCATGTGGCGGATGTGCATGGGGGGCTCCACCGGCAGCCTGGATAAGGTCTCCCTACTGGGTGGTCCGTCGCCCAGAGGGAACCTCCACCACCAAACCCCCCTGGACCCCCTGGCcgaccccctgctggagggcCCTTGTTCGGGCACCCTGAGGTTGGGAGAGCTAGACCTGGCCAGGGAGAACCACCACAATCTGAAGAACCGCGTGATGCAGATGCCTCTGACCGACAAGACTCTCTCGGTCAACATCCACAGGAGCCCCAAAGAGGGTCTCCTctgcacccccaccccacacagctGCTGCCAGGTCATCTag